The following coding sequences lie in one Nakaseomyces glabratus chromosome K, complete sequence genomic window:
- the MRH1 gene encoding Mrh1p (CAGL0K11880g~Ortholog(s) have endoplasmic reticulum, mitochondrion, plasma membrane localization), translated as MSYVDLYKRGGNEAVKINPPTGADFHITSRGSDWAWAVFCVMFFCAIVMVLLMFRKTANDRLAYYTAIAPCVFMGIAYFTIASNLGWIPVRAKYNHVRTSTQQQHPGVRQIFYARYVGWFMALPWPVIQASLMGKTPIWQIAFNIAMTEVFTVCFLIAACVHSTYKWGYMTIGCGGAIVAMISVMTTTRHLVRAKKDGELWKGFNIYFGLVMFFWAIYPICFGITDGGNVLQPDSALIFYGILDIILYAFLPCLWVPIASYIGISNMGYNFSDAEAGMTTSNTMATVASPAMSPTPKTPKTPKTPATGKKAKKSMA; from the coding sequence atgtCTTACGTTGACCTGTACAAGAGAGGCGGTAACGAGGCCGTCAAGATTAACCCTCCTACCGGAGCTGACTTCCACATCACCAGCCGTGGTTCCGACTGGGCATGGGCTGTATTCTGTGTAATGTTCTTCTGCGCCATCGTCATGGTCTTGCTGATGTTCAGAAAGACCGCTAACGACAGATTGGCTTACTACACCGCCATCGCCCCATGTGTCTTCATGGGTATCGCATACTTCACCATCGCTTCCAACTTGGGTTGGATCCCTGTCAGAGCCAAGTACAACCACGTCAGAACCTCCACCCAGCAACAACACCCAGGTGTCAGACAGATCTTCTACGCTAGATACGTCGGCTGGTTCATGGCCTTGCCATGGCCTGTCATCCAGGCTTCCCTGATGGGTAAGACCCCAATCTGGCAGATCGCCTTCAACATCGCCATGACCGAGGTCTTCACCGTCTGCTTCTTGATCGCCGCCTGCGTCCACTCCACTTACAAGTGGGGTTACATGACCATCGGCTGCGGTGGTGCCATCGTCGCCATGATCTCAGTCATGACCACCACCAGACACTTGGTCAGAGCCAAGAAGGACGGTGAGCTATGGAAGGGCTTCAACATCTACTTCGGCCTCGTCATGTTCTTCTGGGCTATCTACCCAATCTGTTTCGGTATCACCGACGGTGGTAACGTCCTACAACCAGACTCCGCCTTGATCTTCTACGGTATCCTGGACATTATCCTATACGCCTTCTTGCCTTGCCTGTGGGTCCCAATCGCTTCCTACATCGGCATCAGCAACATGGGCTACAACTTCTCCGACGCCGAAGCCGGTATGACCACTTCTAACACCATGGCCACCGTCGCTTCCCCAGCCATGTCCCCAACCCCAAAGACCCCAAAGACCCCAAAGACCCCAGCCACCGGTAAGAAGGCTAAGAAGTCTATGGCCTAA
- the LYS14 gene encoding Lys14p (CAGL0K11902g~Ortholog(s) have RNA polymerase II core promoter proximal region sequence-specific DNA binding activity), giving the protein MLSNIGDPGNTGEQRSARSSTDDQPPSDYYLSPVSIQGNTPQSRQLHQSLSNITNQSNTELNNMPSSIDVKFALSYGRSMSNGSNNINGTRTSTPGSTGTAVNSTLSNSVYNDRENFHSYSASSPAQHPNGNFQNDYRNLATDSMTTSNVSKSGTPLSRSEYEKDEQNHSANGTPVIKPNINVISTIKDAEGNTVKRKYSRNGCAECKRRRMKCDESKPKCWQCTRLNRDCVYILNPKNKKRKTSKGSDRVKEERCEEQKLVNGQLVTSNNEPPQATITPQLDIRHSPITPISSKSAETKNPEIPNVLPTSDLMDGFDTNLLMQNLNDMVNMKLHDSFLINDNSQEFDLPDFDLPDLLSSTTSASSSVPISFLVNNIITFNSKLTSFRLGGIHDKYLQVFYYDCLDSIAPFFQDQANPLRDIILSFARNETYLLSAILATGASIVHRKSNDSQDERNYCAYLSRCLSLLNEQFQNEANVLNKIEPIILTVIMLAWDCIYTMDSQWRSHLKGVTDLFKKITKGNSSKVLNVAKCWFKVMETFAGVSTVLGGSLTEEADIDAIFDPHDYQYVDSLKFLNIMTPLNEFNLLRGHKEEFDLVIRDVIKSLSVIRNVEKKEFSNDDKNGFSKRNLDYLLWSSRNTDLSTKDALSYFKTQKILVQIDKQLDYEFIDKSGIIPPTHQSHPKNSGIHDNAIDLVTLRNGEEIAISWYDISHQTQVLSFLLIVLLKLLGIPKESLSIQDVVKRIMSFFKFLDSDNPPKNLRTCYSNFAVLIAGMNAMDEETRDIVRSYYKLNGSFFRRLTEHNLNRLERVWYGKESEANYELADQDVLTW; this is encoded by the coding sequence ATGCTGAGCAATATTGGTGATCCCGGTAATACTGGTGAACAACGGTCCGCTAGGAGCAGCACAGACGATCAACCACCTAGTGATTATTACCTATCTCCTGTTTCTATACAGGGTAATACACCTCAGTCGAGGCAACTGCATCAAAGTCTCTCGAATATCACTAATCAGAGCAACACCGAACTGAATAATATGCCTTCATCAATAGATGTAAAATTTGCCCTGTCGTATGGGCGTTCCATGAGCAACGGTAGTAATAACATAAATGGTACAAGGACGTCGACACCTGGCTCAACTGGAACTGCAGTGAACAGCACATTATCCAACAGTGTCTATAATGACAGAGAAAATTTCCATTCATATTCTGCTTCTTCACCTGCACAACACCCCAATGGTAATTTTCAAAACGACTACAGAAATTTGGCCACTGATTCAATGACAACCAGCAATGTATCTAAATCTGGTACACCTTTATCTAGAAGTGAATACGAAAAGGATGAACAAAATCACTCAGCAAATGGTACACCTGTTATCAAACCGAATATTAATGTCATCTCAACCATTAAGGATGCAGAAGGGAATACAGTTAAGAGAAAATACTCAAGAAATGGATGTGCCGAATGTAAGAGGAGGAGAATGAAATGTGATGAAAGTAAACCAAAGTGTTGGCAATGTACAAGACTGAACAGAGATTGTGTCTATATACTGAATCctaagaataagaaaagaaagactTCTAAGGGAAGTGATAGAGTCAAGGAGGAACGATGTGAGGAACAAAAATTAGTCAATGGACAATTAGTTACTTCTAATAATGAACCACCACAAGCAACTATAACTCCTCAACTTGATATACGTCATTCTCCCATTACGCCAATATCTAGTAAAAGTGCAGAGACGAAGAATCCAGAAATACCAAATGTATTGCCAACTTCTGACCTAATGGATGGTTTTGACACCAACTTATTAATGCAAAATTTAAATGATATGGTTAATATGAAGCTGCATGATTCCTTTTTGATAAACGACAATTCACAAGAATTTGATCTACCCGATTTTGATCTACCCGATTTACTATCATCCACCACAAGCGCATCGAGTAGTGTTCCAATATCTTTCCTCGTCAATAACATTATCACATTCAACTCAAAATTAACGTCCTTTCGTCTTGGTGGTATACATGACAAATACCTACAGGTGTTTTACTATGATTGTTTAGACTCAATTGCGCCATTTTTCCAAGATCAAGCCAACCCTCTGAGGGATATAATATTGTCATTTGCAAGAAATGAAACTTATCTCTTATCAGCAATTCTTGCAACAGGTGCTTCCATTGTTCATCGTAAAAGCAATGATAGTCAGGACGAAAGAAATTACTGCGCTTATCTATCGAGGTGCTTGAGTTTACTGAACgaacaatttcaaaatgaaGCAAATGTCTTGAATAAGATAGAACCAATAATCTTGACAGTCATTATGCTGGCATGGGATTGCATATACACAATGGACTCGCAATGGCGTTCACACTTAAAGGGTGTAACAGATCTATTCAAAAAGATCACCAAAGGGAACTCTTCAAAAGTTTTGAATGTTGCTAAATGCTGGTTCAAAGTCATGGAAACTTTTGCTGGTGTAAGTACTGTGCTAGGAGGTTCACTAACTGAGGAAGCTGATATCGATGCCATCTTTGATCCACATGACTACCAATACGTTGAttctttgaagtttttgaatataatgACCCCATTGAATGAATTCAATTTATTGAGAGGTCACAAGGAAGAATTTGATCTAGTCATTCGAGATGTTATAAAATCCTTAAGCGTAATTAGAAATGtggaaaagaaagaattcTCAAACGATGACAAGAACGGATTTTCTAAGAGAAACTTAGATTACCTTCTTTGGTCTTCACGTAATACAGATCTATCAACCAAGGATGCGCTATCTTACTTCAAGACTCAGAAAATTCTGGTACAGATAGATAAACAACTAGATTACGAGTTCATCGACAAATCTGGTATCATTCCACCGACCCATCAGTCTCATCCAAAAAATAGTGGTATCCATGACAACGCCATCGACTTAGTGACTTTGAGAAATGGAGAAGAGATTGCTATTAGTTGGTATGATATTTCCCATCAGACGCAGGTGTTGTCCTTTTTGCTAATCGTACTATTAAAGCTTCTAGGGATACCGAAAGAGTCCTTAAGCATTCAAGATGTTGTGAAGAGAATCATGtcctttttcaaatttcttgacAGTGACAATCCTCCAAAGAACCTGAGAACATGCTACTCCAATTTTGCAGTCTTGATCGCTGGTATGAATGCCATGGATGAAGAAACTAGAGATATAGTTCGTAGTTACTATAAACTAAATGGTTCATTTTTCAGAAGATTGACTGAGCATAATCTGAATAGACTTGAAAGAGTTTGGTATGGAAAGGAATCGGAGGCTAACTATGAATTAGCAGACCAGGATGTCTTGACCTGGTGA
- a CDS encoding uncharacterized protein (CAGL0K11946g~Protein of unknown function): MGMGGMPNTGMNMMSQMQTGVQLGGTMPGTMQGRRRGGGSCNDCICCIELCGSCLTAWFAPSPMEVRQSATNNPIPNDRIAEANKPVPPPAYEPVLDNRTTVNHTHS; this comes from the coding sequence ATGGGTATGGGTGGAATGCCAAATACGGGTATGAATATGATGTCCCAAATGCAAACCGGCGTGCAACTGGGTGGTACAATGCCTGGTACTATGCAGGGGAGAAGACGCGGTGGAGGATCGTGCAATGACTGCATATGCTGCATAGAGCTTTGTGGTAGTTGTTTAACAGCCTGGTTTGCTCCTAGTCCTATGGAAGTACGACAGTCTGCAACAAATAACCCCATACCAAATGACAGGATTGCGGAAGCGAACAAACCAGTCCCTCCCCCAGCTTATGAACCAGTGCTCGACAATAGAACTACAGTTAACCATACACACAGCTGA
- the EHD3 gene encoding mitochondrial 37S ribosomal protein mS47 (CAGL0K11968g~Ortholog(s) have 3-hydroxyisobutyryl-CoA hydrolase activity and mitochondrial ribosome localization): MLRAPAAGFPRLIQKTSYRAFSSTLAKMSESETPVLFSVQETARIVTLNRPKKLNALNEEMCSSIFNTLTEYSKSDAANLILIKSNNSPRSLCAGGDVASVAQSNLDKNFESSINCFKSEYSLNFQLATYQKPVVVFMDGITMGGGVGLSIHTPFRIATENTKWAMPETDIGFFPDVGTTFALPRLITLANKNAQMALYLCLTGDVISGEDAYLLGLASHYIPHSNLEKLQTRLGELRPALDIKFFSDEFFDSVNLAIEEFTTPLPTNHKFKFSKDQLEVIEKCFDISSGESINAIFSKLEAFEGTPEMMQFARDTKKKLESKSMTSMQVGIRLMQENSRDDIESALKRDLTTAVNMCVNDSGIAEFSAATKHKLLDKQKVPYPWKQRTELTPQQVTSLIAPKPSLPVSLIRNNSNVTWSQYPHSLKYQLPRDYEIEQQVEKLIKRGPIKKNDVVKYFTDFNPQTKAKLGVEQYCDLLFDWKLSFDHASGLRWKK, from the coding sequence ATGTTGAGAGCACCAGCTGCCGGATTTCCACGGTTAATTCAAAAGACTAGTTATAGAGCGTTCTCATCTACATTAGCTAAAATGAGTGAATCAGAAACTCCAGTATTATTTTCTGTGCAGGAGACTGCTAGAATTGTTACACTAAACAGACCTAAGAAACTGAACGCCCTTAATGAAGAGATGTGTTCTTCCATTTTCAATACGTTGACAGAGTATTCCAAGAGTGATGCAGCCaacttgattttgattaaGTCCAATAACAGTCCAAGATCGCTTTGTGCTGGAGGCGATGTTGCGTCTGTGGCTCAAAGTAATCTAGACAAGAATTTTGAGTCATCAATCAATTGTTTTAAATCTGAATATTCGTTGAATTTCCAGCTGGCAACTTATCAGAAGCCAGTTGTGGTGTTTATGGATGGTATTACCATGGGTGGTGGTGTTGGTTTATCAATTCATACTCCTTTCAGGATTGCGACAGAAAATACCAAATGGGCTATGCCTGAGACAGACATTGGTTTTTTCCCAGATGTTGGCACAACATTTGCTTTACCAAGACTGATCACACTGGCTAACAAGAATGCTCAAATGGCATTATACTTGTGCTTAACTGGTGATGTGATCAGTGGTGAAGATGCGTACCTGTTGGGTTTAGCGTCTCACTATATTCCACATTCTAATCTAGAGAAATTACAAACCAGGTTAGGAGAATTACGTCCAGCATTGGACATCAAGTTCTTCTCTGATGAGTTTTTTGATTCTGTTAACTTAGCTATTGAGGAATTCACAACACCATTGCCAACTAACCATAAATTCAAATTCAGTAAAGATCAGTTGGAGGTTATAGAAAAGTGTTTTGACATTTCAAGTGGTGAATCAATTAATGCAATTTTCTCGAAATTAGAAGCATTTGAAGGAACTCCAGAAATGATGCAATTTGCAAGAGATACTAAGAAAAAACTTGAATCGAAATCCATGACCTCAATGCAAGTTGGTATTCGTTTGATGCAGGAGAACTCGAGGgatgatattgaatcaGCTCTGAAAAGGGACCTCACAACTGCTGTCAACATGTGTGTTAATGATTCTGGTATAGCTGAGTTTTCAGCAGCTACGAAGCATAAGCTGTTGGACAAGCAAAAAGTACCATATCCATGGAAACAAAGAACAGAGCTTACTCCACAGCAGGTAACCTCATTGATCGCACCAAAACCATCTTTGCCTGTTTCATTGATACGAAACAATTCAAACGTAACATGGAGTCAATACCCACACTCATTAAAGTATCAACTTCCTAGAGATTATGAAATTGAGCAACAAGTTGAGAAGTTAATTAAGCGTGGCCCTATAAAGAAGAACGATGTCGTCAAATACTTTACTGACTTTAACCCACAGACTAAAGCTAAATTAGGTGTCGAACAATACTGTGACTTGTTATTTGATTGGAAACTCTCATTTGATCATGCTTCTGGGTTACGTTGGAAGAAGTAA
- a CDS encoding uncharacterized protein (CAGL0K11990g~Has domain(s) with predicted ATP binding, protein kinase activity, protein tyrosine kinase activity and role in protein phosphorylation): protein MSDLSKTPSLDVRGENSKESQELRGKSSANLNAPGTPVQTVVPSVVPPVAQPVAQPVVAPSAMKDIKSQTPVQVPQTQVKPQSIPPVAQPQIEEKFPAGKVVTVGSHRVEVVSYLAEGGFAQIYVVKFVEYTNEFERKNDESMNQPLKPGSPACLKRVLVQDEVGLNKMRSEVEVMKKLQGAPNIVQYFDSNASRLRDYSGNITQGFEVLLLMELCPNKSLLDYMNQRLATKLTEQEIFKIMYDITLAVAQMHYLPVPLIHRDIKIENVLVDANNNFKLCDFGSTSTCFPAFTSFQDIAMLSQDLYMHTTPQYRSPEMIDLFKYIPINEKSDIWALGVFLYKLLFFTTPFERTGQFAMLHSKFEFPPNSYSSKLINLIIVMLAENPSLRPNIYQVLYYLSEVTNREVPPTVLSDKYGQGPYNFEKYTRFQKESQQVQLQLSTLQAKINDPNSTMQPADWELYDRMYMSAFTIVPQLPVSDRKIVAQNQFIQPGQQQQSQIPQISNRPIQSNIPQIQQMPQLQVPPSQASNEFGTDDENFKTSRSKSNQLGYQKENNDPKSGAIPNFDGDPFNSTLPRKDSNAEYRRSQLIVQGNIGPSRSMGSVSPVQSPVNYNQNHPNFQALNLERGMEKPVNYHKGNPFEQDMPGNNGKFVQKGQPIQINQQPLYVGASSQMGQNMNKNQEKRSSDLEGKYNNTSSSNFDPSLLRENVPNKSSMSHLLDKNGNQVELPPRPKRSSMQSQTMPSDNVPTNATSNHTRTRSVDAHKVSFEGSSDRGFSKGNTNNKVQDKSAQNILEEEGFFENEYGNRDYRKEVFTGQALRTINSSPQSARSDNSSHPSNAEFAQLGKKTLQGNFEKPNKKTLDIDYQEVDFSPALSDNTTRQGYFEGQSPGFSDQLSYDLNDALEFDRRGKDSRHMTPGAFDTGGLQKLKSSSLNRSQGSISSGANEWPESSDRLHSARKSLDLDRARQLHNYQSDKKKRSLFNMFKEKK, encoded by the coding sequence ATGTCTGATTTGAGCAAGACGCCGTCTCTTGATGTGAGGGGTGAGAACTCTAAGGAGTCGCAAGAGCTGCGAGGGAAGTCGTCAGCGAACTTGAATGCGCCAGGAACGCCAGTGCAGACGGTGGTGCCATCGGTGGTACCACCGGTGGCGCAGCCTGTGGCACAGCCTGTGGTGGCACCATCAGCGATGAAAGATATCAAGTCACAAACACCAGTTCAAGTGCCTCAAACTCAGGTTAAACCGCAATCCATACCACCTGTGGCCCAGCCGCAGATAGAAGAGAAGTTTCCTGCAGGGAAAGTAGTCACTGTAGGATCGCATAGAGTTGAGGTGGTGAGCTACCTTGCGGAAGGAGGGTTTGCACAGATCTATGTGGTCAAATTTGTCGAGTacaccaacgagtttgaGCGGAAGAATGACGAGAGTATGAACCAGCCCTTGAAGCCAGGGAGTCCCGCATGTCTGAAAAGAGTGCTGGTGCAAGACGAAGTGGGTCTCAACAAGATGAGAAGCGAAGTAgaagtgatgaagaagttgcaAGGTGCACCAAATATCGTGCAATACTTTGACTCCAACGCTTCCAGACTACGTGATTACAGCGGTAACATTACGCAGGGGTTCGAAGTTTTGCTGCTGATGGAACTCTGTCCCAACAAATCACTGCTGGACTACATGAACCAACGTCTGGCGACAAAATTAACAGAGCAGGAAATTTTCAAGATCATGTACGATATAACCCTGGCAGTAGCACAAATGCACTATCTTCCTGTGCCATTGATTCATAGAGATATAAAAATTGAGAACGTCCTGGTAGACGCAAATAATAACTTCAAATTGTGTGATTTCGGCTCCACTTCAACATGTTTTCCAGCATTCACCTCATTTCAAGACATTGCTATGCTTTCACAGGACCTTTATATGCATACTACACCACAATATAGGTCACCGGAAATGATAGACTTATTCAAATACATTCCAATCAATGAGAAATCAGATATATGGGCACTCGGTGTGTTCTTATACAAGCTTCTGTTCTTCACAACTCCATTCGAAAGAACTGGCCAATTTGCAATGCTGCATTCAAAATTCGAGTTTCCACCAAATAGTTATTCATCGAAGTTAATCAACTTAATTATCGTTATGCTAGCAGAGAATCCAAGTTTGAGACCTAATATCTACCAAGTTTTGTACTATTTGTCTGAAGTTACCAATAGGGAAGTACCTCCAACTGTTTTAAGCGATAAATATGGTCAGGGCCCTTACAACTTCGAAAAGTATACCAGATTTCAGAAAGAATCTCAGCAAGTGCAGTTGCAGTTGTCTACATTACAAGCTAAAATTAATGATCCCAATAGCACCATGCAACCTGCTGATTGGGAGTTGTACGATAGAATGTATATGTCAGCATTCACAATTGTACCACAACTGCCTGTTTCAGATAGAAAGATTGTAGCACAGAATCAATTTATTCAACCAggacaacaacaacaatctCAAATTCCGCAAATATCTAATAGACCCATCCAATCTAATATACCTCAAATCCAACAGATGCCTCAGTTGCAAGTGCCACCTTCGCAGGCTtccaacgagtttggcactgatgatgaaaacttCAAGACATCCAGGTCTAAATCTAATCAGCTCGGTTatcaaaaggaaaataatGATCCTAAATCAGGCGCTATTCCTAATTTTGATGGCGATCCTTTCAACTCAACGCTTCCAAGGAAAGATAGCAATGCGGAGTATAGGAGATCGCAATTAATTGTTCAAGGTAACATAGGGCCATCAAGAAGTATGGGGTCGGTCTCTCCAGTACAGTCACCAGTTAATTacaatcaaaatcatcCTAATTTTCAAGCCTTGAATTTAGAAAGAGGTATGGAGAAACCAGTCAACTACCATAAGGGAAACCCTTTTGAGCAAGATATGCCTGGTAATAATGGCAAGTTTGTTCAAAAAGGCCAGCCCATTCAAATAAATCAGCAACCTTTGTATGTTGGAGCTAGTAGCCAAATGGGACAAAATatgaataaaaatcaagaaaaaagatCATCAGATTTAGAGGGTAAGTACAATAACACTAgctcttcaaattttgatCCATCTTTACTCAGGGAGAATGTTCCTAACAAGAGTTCAATGTCTCATTTACTTGATAAGAATGGAAACCAAGTGGAATTGCCTCCAAGACCTAAACGGTCATCTATGCAATCACAGACAATGCCTTCGGATAACGTTCCAACAAATGCGACATCAAATCACACTAGAACTAGAAGTGTAGATGCTCATAAGGTTTCTTTTGAGGGGTCATCAGATCGTGGTTTTTCTAAAGGCAacacaaataataaagttCAAGACAAATCCGCTCAGAACATTTTAGAGGAAGAAGGGTTCTTCGAAAATGAATACGGTAATAGAGATTATAGAAAGGAAGTTTTTACAGGACAAGCTCTACGCACAATAAATTCATCACCTCAAAGTGCTAGAAGCGATAATAGCAGTCATCCCTCAAATGCTGAATTTGCACAATTAGGCAAAAAGACTTTGCAAGGCAACTTCGAGAAGCCCAACAAGAAAACTCTAGATATCGATTACCAAGAGGTTGATTTTTCGCCAGCACTTTCAGACAATACCACTAGGCAAGGCTATTTTGAAGGTCAATCACCTGGTTTTAGTGATCAACTGTCATACGATCTTAATGACGCCTTGGAATTTGATAGAAGGGGAAAGGACTCCAGGCATATGACACCTGGTGCTTTTGATACCGGTGGACTGCAAAAGTTGAAATCCTCATCTTTAAACAGAAGCCAAGGCAGCATAAGCAGTGGTGCAAACGAATGGCCAGAGAGTTCAGACCGCCTACATAGTGCAAGAAAGTCTCTAGACTTAGATAGAGCGAGACAATTGCATAATTACCAATcagataaaaagaaaaggtcACTGTTCAATATGTtcaaggaaaaaaaatga
- the KRS1 gene encoding lysine--tRNA ligase KRS1 (CAGL0K12012g~Lysyl-tRNA synthetase), whose protein sequence is MSQEEATKAATEGVANLHLDEVTGEMVSKSELKKRMKARQVEAKKAAKKASAQPKPEPKKKKNDLLADLDPSQYFEARSRQILELRKTHSPNPYPHKFQVSISNPEFLAKYAHLKRGETLPNEIVSIAGRIHAKRESGSKLKFYVLHGDGVEVQVMSQLQDYADAEAYENDHDLIKRGDIVGVEGYVGRTQPKKGGEGEISVFVKRIELLTPCLHMLPADHFGFKDQETRYRKRYLDLIMNKDSRKRFITRSKIIKYIRKFLDNRDFIEVETPMMNVIAGGATAKPFVTHHNDLDMDMFMRIAPELFLKELVVGGMDRVYEIGRQFRNEGIDMTHNPEFTTCEFYQAYADVYDLMDMTELLFSEMVKEINGSYVIKYHPDPNNPEKEMELNFARPWKRINMIEELEKRFNVTFPAGDQLHTKETGEFLQKVLKDNNLECPPPITNARMLDKLVGELEDTCINPTFIFGHPQMMSPLAKYSRDQPGLCERFEVFVATKEICNAYTELNDPFDQRARFEEQARQKDQGDDEAQLIDETFCNALEYGLPPTGGWGCGIDRLAMFLTDSNTIREVLLFPTLKPDVLRDEVKKEEN, encoded by the coding sequence atgtcTCAGGAAGAAGCCACCAAAGCTGCCACTGAAGGTGTTGCCAACCTTCACTTGGATGAAGTCACCGGTGAAATGGTGTCCAAGTCCGAGTTGAAGAAGCGTATGAAGGCCAGACAGGTCGAGGCCAAGAAGGCCGCCAAGAAAGCCTCTGCTCAGCCAAAGCCGGagccaaagaagaagaagaacgaCCTTTTGGCTGACCTGGACCCATCCCAGTACTTCGAGGCTAGATCACGTCAAATTCTGGAATTGAGAAAGACCCACAGCCCAAACCCATACCCACACAAGTTCCAAGTCTCTATCAGCAACCCTGAATTCTTGGCCAAGTATGCGCACTTGAAGAGAGGTGAGACTTTGCCAAACGAAATCGTCAGCATCGCCGGTAGAATCCACGCCAAGAGAGAATCCGGTTCCAAGTTGAAGTTCTACGTTCTCCACGGTGACGGTGTCGAAGTCCAAGTCATGTCTCAATTGCAAGACTACGCCGATGCCGAGGCTTACGAGAACGACCACGACTTGATCAAGAGAGGTGACATTGTCGGTGTTGAAGGTTACGTCGGTAGAACCCAACCAAAGAAAGGTGGTGAAGGTGAAATCTCTGTCTTTGTTAAGCGTATTGAATTGTTGACCCCATGTCTGCACATGTTGCCAGCTGACCACTTCGGTTTCAAGGACCAAGAGACCAGATACAGAAAGCGTTACCTTGACTTGATCATGAACAAGGACTCCAGAAAGAGATTCATCACAAGATCCAAGATTATCAAGTACATCAGAAAGTTTTTGGACAACAGAGACTTTATCGAAGTTGAAACCCCTATGATGAATGTTATTGCCGGTGGTGCCACCGCCAAGCCTTTCGTTACACACCACAACGACTTGGACATGGACATGTTTATGAGAATTGCCCCAGAATTGTTCTTGAAGGAATTGGTTGTCGGTGGTATGGACCGTGTCTACGAAATTGGTAGACAATTCAGAAATGAAGGTATCGATATGACTCACAACCCTGAATTCACCACTTGTGAATTTTACCAAGCTTATGCCGATGTTTATGACCTAATGGATATGACTGAATTGCTATTTTCCGAAATGGTCAAGGAAATCAACGGCTCTTACGTTATCAAGTACCACCCAGATCCAAACAACCCAGAAAAGGAAATGGAATTGAACTTCGCTAGACCATGGAAGAGAATCAACATGATTGAAGAATTGGAGAAGAGATTCAATGTTACATTCCCAGCTGGTGACCAACTACATACTAAAGAAACTGGTGAGTTCTTGCAAAAGGTCTTGAAGGACAACAACTTGGAATGTCCACCACCAATCACTAACGCCCGTATGCTAGATAAGCTTGTCGGTGAATTAGAAGACACATGTATCAACCCAACTTTCATCTTTGGTCACCCACAAATGATGTCTCCATTAGCTAAATACTCTAGAGATCAACCAGGTTTGTGTGAACGTTTCGAAGTCTTCGTTGCTACCAAGGAAATCTGTAACGCTTACACTGAATTGAATGATCCATTTGACCAAAGAGCTCGTTTCGAAGAACAAGCCAGACAAAAGGACCAAGGTGATGACGAAGCTCAATTAATCGATGAGACCTTCTGTAACGCTTTGGAATACGGTCTACCACCTACTGGTGGTTGGGGTTGTGGTATTGATAGATTGGCCATGTTCTTGACTGACTCTAACACAATCAGAGAAGTCCTATTGTTCCCAACTTTGAAGCCAGATGTTCTAAGAGATGAGGTTAAGAAGGAAGAGAACTAA